AGGACTTCAAGTTCCTTCTTGATCCTGTATCTGCCTTCCTCACTAAATTTCCACCTCCCTCTGCGCGGCCCTGTGCTTTCTATCTTCTCCCGAAGATACACAAACCCGTCTTGGTTGGTCGGCCCATCTGCAGTTACTCAGGTTATATCTTAGAGCCTGCTTCTCAGCTTTTACACCATCTTTTGTTTCCCATCCTGCTTGAACAGAAGTCCCACCTTTCTGACTCTCGTACTCTCTTGCGAGATCTCGGTTCTCTCCATCTCCCTACAAGCTGTATCCTTTTCACCTTTGATGTGGAATCTCTGTACCCCAGCATCCCTACTCCTGCGGGTCTTGCAGCTCTGGAAGAGATGGTTTCAGATTACTTCAGAGAGAATTCTTTTGATTCTCGGCTTGTTGATCTGATTGTCAGATTGGCTACTTTGGTGCTCACTTTTCACTACTTGGATTTTGATGGCATTACTTACAAGCAAGTCAGAGGAACTGCTATGGGAAGCAACTTCGCAGTTGTCTATGCCTGCCTCTTCCTCTGCCATCTAGAAAACCGTCTGTTTGCCAGTTTTGATTGTTCTGAGCTCCTGTTTTTCAAGCGGTATATTGATGATGCAGTTGGTGTCTGGACTGGTTCTGAAGAGACTCTATCTCTCTTTTTTCAGCACTACCAGATGTTCTATCCCGAAATTAAGATCACAACTTGTGTTTCTTCTTCTTCGGTGAACATCCTGGACATTACTTTTTTCAAGGGAGAACGCTTCTCTGCTTCTGGTATTCTTGACACTTGTTGTTTCCAGAAGCCTCTGAACGCCTACCAGTACATCCCTTTTGGATCCTGGCACCCTCAGCACCAAAAGAAGTCTTTTATTATCAGTGAACTGCGCAGATATCTTCTTCGGGAATCCAGTCCCTCTGGTTTTATTCAGCTGAAGAAAATGTTCTATCTCAGGCTTCGAGCTCGCGGCTACCCTAAGAATTTCCTGCTCCAGTGCTTCAACAAGGTCTCTCGGACAGACAAGTCAGTGCTCCTCAACAAGCTTCAGCTTCAGCCCTTCAAGAGGAGAGGGGCCCCCCTGATTCTTAAGCTGGATTATTGCTCAGCCACTAAAGCTTTAAATCTCGGGGCCACCCTAAACCCTACACTTCATCGGCTCTGCCAAGAAGTCCCTGAACTGCAACACATATCCCCTCCGAGAGTCTGTTGGCCTGAACTGCAACACATATCCCCTCCGAGAGTCTGTTGGCGCAATCCTAGGAAACTAGGATCTTTCTTGCTCAGGAGCAGATTCCTTTCCAGAGGATAATTCTTGTACTACTGATAATTCTTGTACTTCTTGTTTCTCATGTTTTGTAATCCTTCTCAAAATCCCAGCTGCTTAGTTGGCCTCGATACGTGTGCAACCCCCGGGTTAAGCGCGCTCCGGCCAGAGTAGTTCCGGGaagggtgacctcccgggaagtgcCGGTAGGGACCCCGT
This region of Cryptomeria japonica unplaced genomic scaffold, Sugi_1.0 HiC_scaffold_920, whole genome shotgun sequence genomic DNA includes:
- the LOC131042975 gene encoding uncharacterized protein LOC131042975, with translation MALFFFYRKTAADVDNRISNTAIHNFSSRRLSYEERKLLGLGIKFIPRPPPMSPSLIAEEFRAFARLFRLRAFFGPDSDAPAPASPFTRASFPPKFKKRNPFWNPPDRCYPLEDILQQGEAILQKQLASVSFSARPMLPSRLLKSLKTLKRDKSIIIKPADKNLGLVILDSSWYRSEGLRQLSDSLVYERIDSVPWHIIWKRLSVIIKDFKFLLDPVSAFLTKFPPPSARPCAFYLLPKIHKPVLVGRPICSYSGYILEPASQLLHHLLFPILLEQKSHLSDSRTLLRDLGSLHLPTSCILFTFDVESLYPSIPTPAGLAALEEMVSDYFRENSFDSRLVDLIVRLATLVLTFHYLDFDGITYKQVRGTAMGSNFAVVYACLFLCHLENRLFASFDCSELLFFKRYIDDAVGVWTGSEETLSLFFQHYQMFYPEIKITTCVSSSSVNILDITFFKGERFSASGILDTCCFQKPLNAYQYIPFGSWHPQHQKKSFIISELRRYLLRESSPSGFIQLKKMFYLRLRARGYPKNFLLQCFNKVSRTDKSVLLNKLQLQPFKRRGAPLILKLDYCSATKALNLGATLNPTLHRLCQEVPELQHISPPRVCWPELQHISPPRVCWRNPRKLGSFLLRSRFLSRG